In Silene latifolia isolate original U9 population chromosome 3, ASM4854445v1, whole genome shotgun sequence, a single window of DNA contains:
- the LOC141649898 gene encoding uncharacterized protein LOC141649898 has protein sequence MNPGRLSPTMYNLMIDKIQGAIQHWSCNFLSYARKLQLINAVVFGLENFWCSALLLPLYVTRMVNKLCKDFFWGIIAGQRKMSYKSWNSICAPWGEGGFNVKELLSWNKALLSKWVWQLTTHRDCLWDSWSRTYNFKGKSIWEGHALTCHGESWRDIIKVKDALLELAGSKNAAFSMLNSCVSHGKFMVGRAYSLFRQCRPKLRWTIPLWSDSILPKHRICVIQAVQHQLATVDNINRRGLMLVNRCCLCMVAQESHRHLFFRCSFSQQVRRNMLAWLGVSGSSSDIDIKNYLYKINAGNKCNSWRNILSGCSVAGMVYAIWEERNNRLFGEIQATPEMVASKLQSILKIRLSDNQHPRIRQWLDFTN, from the coding sequence ATGAATCCTGGTAGACTCTCTCCCACAATGTACAACCTGATGATTGATAAAATCCAAGGCGCAATTCAACATTGGTCTTGTAATTTTTTGTCTTACGCGAGGAAGTTACAACTTATTAATGCTGTGGTCTTTGGTCTTGAAAATTTTTGGTGTTCTGCTCTTCTTCTCCCCCTTTATGTTACTAGAATGGTTAATAAATTATGCAAGGATTTTTTCTGGGGCATAATTGCGGGTCAGAGAAAGATGAGCTACAAGAGCTGGAACTCTATTTGTGCGCCTTGGGGCGAAGGCGGCTTCAACGTCAAAGAGCTTCTTAGCTGGAATAAAGCTCTCCTCAGTAAATGGGTATGGCAGCTTACCACGCACCGTGATTGTCTTTGGGATTCTTGGAGTCGCACCTATAACTTTAAAGGCAAGTCTATCTGGGAAGGTCACGCTCTCACTTGTCATGGTGAGAGTTGGAGGGATATTATTAAAGTCAAGGACGCACTCCTTGAGCTAGCTGGCTCCAAGAACGCTGCTTTTTCTATGCTCAATTCGTGCGTTTCCCACGGCAAGTTCATGGTGGGTCGGGCTTATAGCCTCTTCCGACAATGCAGACCTAAGCTCAGATGGACTATCCCCCTTTGGTCTGACAGCATCCTTCCAAAACATCGCATTTGCGTTATCCAAGCTGTGCAGCACCAGCTTGCTACTGTTGACAATATCAACAGGCGGGGTCTTATGCTCGTCAATAGATGTTGCCTTTGTATGGTTGCTCAAGAGTCGCATCGACATTTGTTTTTCAGATGCTCCTTCTCTCAACAGGTTAGACGTAACATGTTAGCTTGGCTGGGGGTTTCGGGCTCGAGCTCAGATATCGATATTAAAAATTACCTCTACAAAATTAATGCTGGAAACAAATGTAACAGTTGGAGGAATATACTATCGGGTTGTAGTGTCGCGGGTATGGTCTACGCCATCTGGGAGGAGAGAAACAATCGTCTTTTTGGAGAAATACAAGCTACGCCGGAGATGGTCGCATCTAAGCTTCAAAGTATTTTGAAAATCCGCCTTTCTGATAACCAGCACCCTCGGATTAGACAGTGGTTAGACTTTACAAATTAA